Part of the Calditerricola satsumensis genome, GATCTCCGCGGCCAAGAGCCCGGCGTTTACTGCGCCCGCCTTGCCGATGGCCACCGTGGCCACCGGCACGCCGCCGGGCATCTGCACGATGGACAGCAGCGAATCCAGTCCCTTGAGGGCCCGCGATTCCACCGGCACGCCGATCACCGGCAGCACCGTCTTGGCCGCCACCATGCCCGGCAGATGGGCCGCCCCGCCGGCCCCGGCAATGATCACCTCCAGGCCGCGGTCCGCCGCCGTCTCCGCGTAGCGGAACATCTCATCCGGCGTGCGGTGGGCCGACACGACGCGCGCTTCATAGGGGACGCCCAGTTCGTCCAACACCGCGCACGCCTCGCGCATCGTCTCCCAATCCGAGCGGCTGCCCATGATCACGCCGACCAGCGGCCGCTGCCCTTCCGTGCGGTTCTGCGGCATGGCCCCATC contains:
- the purE gene encoding 5-(carboxyamino)imidazole ribonucleotide mutase, which translates into the protein MPQNRTEGQRPLVGVIMGSRSDWETMREACAVLDELGVPYEARVVSAHRTPDEMFRYAETAADRGLEVIIAGAGGAAHLPGMVAAKTVLPVIGVPVESRALKGLDSLLSIVQMPGGVPVATVAIGKAGAVNAGLLAAEILGIKYPQIRQRLADRREAIRRQVLEQADPREA